From Ananas comosus cultivar F153 linkage group 2, ASM154086v1, whole genome shotgun sequence:
TGTCTAACAATTATGTTTTGTTTCCAATGTTCTCACTGGTAGTTGCGCAGTTACTTTATTGATATTTCTCTCCATTTTAAGTAGAAAAAAGGTTCAACAAAACGCGAAGATTAGGACGGGTAAGAAGGTTGAGGATCTTCTGGTAGCCCTTTAACTTACACATGATGTCCCCAACTGTTCTTCCATTAGTGAATCTCCCAGTTGGTTGCCCTTTGATGTAATCAACGCCGTACCAAGGGTAGTTCGACTTCGCGAGCGCGTTTGGCAAGTAGTTGTTGTTCCCGACCTCCGCCATCGAGTCTCCGAACACGTACGTGACCTGCCCGGTGGTAGCATCGGCAGCGTCCGCATTACAGATGGTGAGAGCGAAAACAGTGAGAACGATTGCTGTTAAAgctgccatttttttttttttctccagtAGTTAGTGATGGTGGGATGTTTTGTGCTTGTGAGTATTTATACTGCAGTGATGCTGTTCAAGTCATGCCTATTTCTCTAAGTTTTAGTTAAGAGAATCTTGTAAGGATTAATCGTAtaagaaagagaggagaattTGGAGGCACTTTGGCTTGTGTTTTGGAGAGAGGGGTGGTGGGTGTGGTTGTTGAGGATTATTTTCAAATGGTTGTGGACTTTGTTTGGCGGGAGGAATGCTACTTAGCAGTAGATACTAGATAGTTCCAGGGGAGGCTAAAGGTGGTACCTTTAGGCATAGTAAGAGGTTTAAGTGTGTAAGTTATCTAAATTAAGTATGAAAATTAAGTGGGAAAAGCACTCTCAGTTCGTCAATTAACTAGTCAAAGAAGGGCCTATTgagtttgtaaaaaaaaatgttatttaaGTAGAATTGTTTAACGAAGGGCCTATTGagtgtgtaaaaaaaaaaaggtgttatTTAAGTAGATTtgtttaacattttaattagaATCCTGAAACAGTGTCATGCTGCATAAAATTGTCATGCTAATATACACCTGAACTATCATGGCATAATAATAAATGTCATACTGCATAAACTCCCAAACCATTTGTTACCTCTCGCTACAATTCATTTAAACTAAAAGATTACGAGACTATTTGCTAATATATTCAAGAAAATGAACTAGCAGTAGAGGCCAGCTGATCCTAGcattatttacatatatttacCAACTGACAAACCACTTTTGCCCAATTTCAAACTCTCAGCTTTTCAGTACAATTTGAGCAGCGGCTGGACGATAAATGGTTTCCACGTATTCGGTAATAAAATGGTCTCATCTGAGCAAAATATAGCTTCAGTTTCAAGAGTTCATGGTAATCAACTCAAGCTCACAACTCAGAAATAAACACAAGTTTACAGTACTAATCAAGCTCTGCACACTGATGGCAAATGAAACCTGAAGAAGACCATGCTGATTCCGCTAGGGAACTTGCGTGTCCGTCGCAGTACGGCCGGTTGCACGTATTGCACTTTGGAAGCTGAAGCCAACACTCCAAACACAGAATGTGAGAGCAGGCGGTCTCCTCGTCAAGTTCGTCAAAGTCAATACAACCCCCGCACGCTTCACATCTGGCTATGCAGAAGAAGCACCCTCTGCACTCAATCCGCTTGTACTTCATTGTCCTGCAAGTTCGTTCTTCGTCAGTAAGATTATATACTACATGGTACGGTTTTAAGCGAAAAGAGAACTTTTCATGTTTAGCAAGCAATTCTTAAAAAGAACAAAACATATGAATGAGGAGAAAGAAATTACGAGATTACATGTAGTTTAGTCAAATATCAAATAAACATAGGTCCTTTTGTATCAGTTTATTACTACTACTGCAAAAGGCTAATATGGATTTCGAAAGAACAGATGTCACGCAATGGTGCTGCTATTAAAATGAGAGGCAGTATTAGTAGAAATTTTGCATATTATTCAGAGCACATTACAGTTTGCACATTATTCAGCCTGCAGACCAAATTGACACAAGCGCAAACTAGCCAACCACCCTGTCTCAACTAGTAGACTGATCTGAGTaactttgttttaaattttgaaaaaactcACCAACGCCAAAGTTGCCATAAAATTAAAACAACACAGGCACAAgatttttcaaaactttaaagTTGGACAGGAAGTAAAGGTTCAACATTTTACGAACCTGCAACTTTCTCTTGTACAGTCAAATACTAGCCTAACATTCCTGCATTTTGGGCACAAATCAACATCAATAGGACGCCCATCGTCGCAGTCAAATGATATAAGATGCCTTGAGTTGTAGAACGATGGCTGTGAAACTTGTTGCAGGTTGTTCTTGCCCAAGAAAGAGTTAAAGATGTCAAGATGATCTTTTCTTATGTTGGAGAGACCACGGAGCTGAAGATGATTTAGATTTCCCTTGCACTCAAATAACTGTTTCACCACCTTCACCATTCCATCTGCAGTTAAGAATGTACATCCCGGTACATAGAGCTGCAATGTTTTCACAAGCAAATTAGTATATATCAGACTAGTATTTTTTCATGACCAAGTATTAAGGTGCCTTTTATAACGGAAGGCAATTGGCATATATCAAAATAAAGGCTGAAATAAAGATTAGTATTTAATTGTCAACTAAAGAAGAGATCACACGGTGCTCTAACTACACACCTCTACATAACCAATGTGCATATTGGTCTCGTCAGCTTTACAGCTCGACTGTAAAGTTTGAACTCTTTCTTACTTACTTAGGAAACACTGCAAAGATTCACAGATTTGTAGCAAGTCACCTTATAACACCTTTCTAAGCAACTATTAAAGCAGATATCtagcgaaaaaaaaagagaatataatTGTATAATGGTCAAGATTGCTCTTTTAAGGAAGCAATATCAAATAATGCATCTTAGAATGAAATTCAAGCTTTTAAGTATTTGCGTACCAACATAATTCCGCTATTTACATGTCAAGTGGCTGATGAATATTTAAACTGAATGTAAATTCCTAAAATCAGTGTTTCTAAATGTCGTTTTTCGAACATTCACTGACATTTTAGCTTATTACCCAATCATTTTTACCTTACCCGAACTGTATCACATTTTGAAATAGTTACAGTATCTTTAACTCTTTAAACGAAATATGCAGTATCCTAAGTCCTAACCGAATTTTATGTCACTCACAGGACATTCTATAAATTTTCTatacaaaacaaaaaaccataagagataaaaaaataaaaaaataaaaaaaaaaaaaattaagtaaagcTAAGGCGTGAAAATTAAATCTGAAGACTTCAGGCGTTCCTCCCAGAATTCGATACAatattcttacaaaattaaaactctaACAAAAATGAAGCATAAATATGAGATTCAACCACAGTTTATACCTTAGTAATTGCCGGATTCTGTTCAACAACCCGCAAAAGCCCCGCATCAGTAATGTTCCAGCAATCCACCAGAGCCAGAGACTTCAACTTCCCCTCGGCCTTCGAGGTGATTCTCAAAAGCGCTTCGTCGGTGAGCTTCGCGCTCAGCGGGGGCTCGACGGTAATGTGGCGCCACAAGAGCGCGTCGTCGGCGATGGCGTCCCGGAGGAGCCGACACACCCTCTGGAACGCCAAGAGCTCCCGCAGGGGGAGGTAGCCGAGCACCAGGAATAGAGCGCCATGGGGGGCCATTGGAGCGttagaagaggaggaggaggaggaggaggaggaagagaggtGGGGGAGAGAATTGGGCGAGGAACGGCCGAGGTGGGGTTGGATCGGCGTTGAGGAAGGGTCGGGAGGCGCGGCGTGAGGCatggattagggttttgtttagGGTTCGGagggacgaggaggaggaggacggtAAAGGAAGGTTCAAGAAGGTGAGAGGATTTGGGAAGAGGGCGAGAGGAGGAAAAGGACGGCGCGTCGCAAGGCTCGGAACGTTTGAAGAGCTCAGAAGGCACCACCGGTTTTCCTGTGGAACCGAAGACGTTGTTGCATGAACCTGGTGCATCGTGCACCTCATACGAAAGCACCTACCATACGATAAAATTTATggtaaaacttcaaaacccccgtgtggtttcgtagtttctcactttcctcccctatggtttaaaatatattaatttgtccccctatgattttttttccttttttacttatcaatttcattatttttttttctttaaatcggtgataaagttaatttaaagagtactaaagcgaatatttgataaatctatatGGATAGgtgaagtttttttatataatttaatgaaatattaacgaaaaagctacagaaaaaataaaaacgaaaccacaaaagggcaatttgatacattttaaactacagggggcaaagtgagaaacgaCGAAACCAAAAGAggagtttttaaagtttttccaaaatttaattttaatttaatttaattaagcatCTATTATTTGTTTCcatacaaaataattacaacAAACAATAGCTTACGATTTTCAGGGAATGAATACATTACTTTCGTTAGAATTTAGTAAAGttgtaatttattaaaaaaaaaagcagaatattttttattattttttttatcactgCTGCACCAAGGACCACCGCCCGCCCACTGGAACTTTCTTCCTCCCCAAGCCGTATCATTTAACTCTCGTgagagggtttagggttttgtttcGTTTCTCCCATCCCCACCACACCGCACCACATCGGTCCACACCACACCACCCCTTCAGATCACACCGCGGCGCCacccttcctcctcttcccaaaaaatttaaaaaaagaaaaaaagaaaaagaaaaagaggaagactATTTAcagagaagacgaagaagaagaagaagaagaagaagaagaggaagaaaagaggAGGAGATGGCGGCGGGCGGGGGGGCGCAGGCGGCGGCGTCGTTGCTGGCGAGCGTGGCGAAGGCGGCGGTGGGGATCGGGGTGAGCGCGTCGGTGTTGGGGGCGTCGCTGTACACGGTGGACGGGGGGGAGCGCGCGGTGATCTTCGACCGGTTCCGCGGCGTGCTGGATCGGACGGTCGGGGAGGGCACCCACTTCCTGGTGCCGTGGCTGCAGAAGCCCTACATCTTCGACATCCGCACCCGCCCCCACACCTTCTCGTCCAACTCGGGCACGAAGGACCTGCAGATGGTGAACCTGACCCTCCGCCTGCTGTCCCGCCCGGACGTGGAGCGCCTCCCGACCATCTTCACGTCGCTGGGCACGGAGTACGACGAGAAGGTGCTGCCCTCCATCGGCAACGAGGTCCTGAAGGCCGTCGTCGCGCAGTTCAACGCCGACCAGCTGCTCACCGAGCGGCCCCGCGTGTCGGCGCTCGTCCGCGACTCCCTCATCCGCCGCGCCCGCGAGTTCAACATCATCCTCGACGACGTCGCCATCACCCACCTCTCCTACGGCGCCGAGTTCTCCCTCGCCGTCGAGAAGAAGCAGGTCGCCCAGCAGGAGGCCGAGCGCTCCAAGTTCCTCGTCATGCGCGCCGAGCAGGAGCGCCGCGCCGCCGTCATCCGCGCCGAGGGCGAGAGCGAGTCCGCCAGGCTCATCTCCGaggccaccgccgccgccggcctCGGCCTCATCGAGCTCAGGCGCATCGAGGCCGCCAAGGAGATCGCCGCCGCCCTCTCCAAGACCCCCAACGTCGCCTACGTCCCCTCCGGCGACGGCTCCCAGATGCTCCTCGGCCTCAACCCCACCGCCCTCGGCCGGTGACCACCAGCAGAGCAGATCAGAGCAGAGCAGGGCAGGGCCGTTCCGTATCCTAAACCCTACaactctactctctctctctctctctctctctctctctctctctctctctctctctcgatctcgagAATTTTTATCAATAATTTCGCAATATCCAGTTTCTGTCTACTTATTAGTGAGTCCGTCCATCCATCTAGTTAATAGTTTCGATGCTGGTGTAGTGGATCTTATTAAATTCAGCCGAGGCTCTGGGATGTTTTTGTGGACGGTCATTTTATATGCTGTTGTTTTCGTGGATTTTGCTCCTGCATTTGCTTCTTGCAGTAGCGTTCTTGCTGCTTGTTTATGTCTTCATTTTTGTTATCGAGTGTCTGTTTGAGGCCACGCCGATGCTTTTGGTATTGCTGCTATTTTTGTTTGTGTTTCGGGAATGGTTTCACGTTTTCATTgcaaaattcacaagttttagGATTGCTTTCAAGCTTCCGCTGTTTGTTGTCTTTAGCAGCTCCACGTTTTCATGCATTGTTTCCTTATAAGGTTATGACAATTGGTATTGTTATTACGAGCTTATTCATCTGCTTTACTTCTCTAATACTGATGTAAATGGTGTTCGTTTATCTGCCTTATTGTGTCCTTCTAACGTTTTACGGTGGACTAACTAATGATCCTATGATCGACAAACTGTTCCGCTAGCATCGTGTTAGCTTGCAGTAAGCAAGTCAAAACATTCGGTGAGAAATGCTGAATACTTCATGATGTCGAAACTTGTGATGGTAGAGCATTGTATGTTGATTTTTTGGTATATCCTATTCTCCTAACTTCTTCTCATAAAACTTGTGGGATAATTTGTAAGGAAATGCATGGCTACCACCAATTGCATAGTGAGCTTccacttttttgttttgttttcatcTTTTTAACTCTAATTTCCCAAGTATTGATAGattttcaaatcttttaaaaGACTCTTCGACTTTCTCGCCGAGTTTATGATCTTAAGATGCAACCGTTAAGTTAGATAATCTTATCTGCCGCCAAGCCTGTACATTACACTGCAATTTCTTTCCTATGTtggttttcttttaatttagaTTGACATGGATTGAAGGTCCATGCTCGAGAGTTTATGGGATCAGATCGATGCAAGTCTTATAACCACAGTAGCATGATCAATGGGCCATATCTTGTGAGTAAATCTCGATCCCACGATCGGATCGCAAAACGAGAGAGATGTAATTGGCCATTGTAGACCTGCACTCTGATTGTGCTCTCCTTTTATTAATTCTTACAGTATCCAATTTGACCATGCAATCTATCTTTGAGCATGATTCAAACCTGTTTAATTCATTTGAACGTTGTCCACCTTTGAACGTTATGTACTAGACCTGTTTAATCGCCTTCTGTAATGTATGTTCCGATAGTAATACTGACATCATCCAGGAAAGGAATAATTGGCTTATAGACATCAGGGGAGCAGTTCCATGTAAAGAAAGCTTTTCATTGTTTTGGACTTCAACGGTTGCTGCTACTTTTGGGGAGAGGCTTTGATTTATATCATGTTAGAGTTTCACTGCACATAAACATTAATCTAGTGTTACAGGGCAAGAGAATTTGGTTGTTGTCTGAATCGCTGTGTTAAGATCAAAATTCTGGCCATCGATATCATGGTATGGTGCTTGCCATGCATGCTTGATTCTCATGACAAGCAGAGACTTAAATGATATGATTCAAGGTTCTTATGTCTAATTTGAATTTCCTTTCCTGCATCTGTTTTAGACTTTTAGTAAAGGTGACTTCTCTCTGTGCTGTTATGAACTTTTACCGTTCCATTTATCATCAGGTTCATTTAGAATGGAGCTAACATAGCTGCTGTagttcatatataaatatactctGTACCCGACCAGCAAGATAGAAATTTCCCGAGGCTGGAAGGACAGATGCTTGATTCTTAAACCTCTCATTCTTGTGATGTTTAGTAGTGCACTGTCGTCGTGAACGCTTATTCTGAGTGGTGTATTAAGGTAACGAAGTCTCGAATTCTTTGTGCTGTGTTATATATCAGACCCAAATCTAAATTGCACTGATTCAAATCCAACCGTTGCCATACTGAATAACCACAATGGTTGGATTATTCATGATGATTGTTATAATAACgcttgtttcttcttcttcttctgcaaGATATTGCTTGCTTCGAAGTGCCATCACAGAATGTTTCTCTTGCACTCTTTTAGTGCTCAGTTATTGCATGAGAATTGCGAGTCCGTTTTTGCTTTGCATGTTCACTACCTTCTTGCAGGCATCATAAACCTACATCTTGTTTCGTAATTCGTGTGAACTATTAGCTTATTTGTTATGACGATTTAAGTTAACAGTTGATGATAGTAAGCTGTTGTGCCAGTAATCTGAAGCGGATACATCCTTTGATTGAACTGTTTCCCAGTTTGTTGATTCATACCtaagtttttcttctttttcctcttttaagAAGACTAACACTCCTTAGGCGTCGTTCCAAGTTTCCCAAAGAGGGTTCTTCCAACTCTTCAAAAGTTTTGTATTTCTTAAAGTCAGTTTTGCCTTGATCATATTTAGAGTAGGATCATAAAATGATTCTCCCCGTTCTACAAGATTATTCAAGGGGAACCAAGATATTCCCTTTTGCAAAGAAATTTTATGAGCTGCATCTACCAGGCGTTTTGACTGTAGAGGTCGGGTGAACTGAAAATTTCGGTGAATTACCCGAGACTGACCTTGCGCTCATCAGCCCATTAAACTTTGCAGATCTAAACTTAGCTCAATCGCAACCTAACCCGTCAACTCGAATCATCACATTAACCACCAAAACCCAAACAACAAACTCATATGCGTTTTgatcaatatataaaaatgctCCATCTCAATAATGTGCCTTTGTTTTGACCGAACCCGTGATCTTATGGGATGATCATAAAGTGCCCTGAAAAAGAGTAGAATCAGAATGATCCAATGATATCGGATCAAGATTAGAAAATATAAGCAATTTATGGATATTCTAAAAGAGCAACACGGTTAAGCAGCTCCATCAGGCTTGTCAAGGAGGCATTTGTCACGTCAATGTAGATAAGGATATTACTCGTGTCGTTTAGTAACAAACCCAACATGTAACAAGTAAACAAACAACCTCTGTTTCGTTTCGTTCCCATCATTGCTCAACTCCAAAATCATTTCCCTATAATAACATGTCCATCCTACACTAggactctctcttttttttttcttttttttctcttttttctgtttgtttgaAACTTTGAATAAGACTATTTTTTATAGGACTATTCTGCAACGGTGGCCCATGAAGGGACGTGGTTACACCACCAACATCACCAAACAAGGCTATCTTTGTATTGCGGAAGATCTCGATACATGtaacgaaatatatatatatatatatatatatatatatatatatatattataaaattaagagttatttatctatttttataaaaagtactgtatattttataatagtccataatattatataactttcAACACCAGATAGATCCTAAATCCTTTATTAATTCTACCTTTTAATCAACCgataaaaatgattaattaGGAGCTAATTGGATGGTTATTGATTGCTTGTTGAGTACATCCATgcatagttctttttttttttttttttttttttttttttttgtggcttaGTTTGGTTCTTAATAATAGGATTGGGGGTTGGGACGCACAAAGCGACGAGATGATGCATGTGGGATCGATAACAATAAAACCAATTTTAATTCCACATTCCATTGTTTGGAGATTTTGAGATGATTCGTTTTGTTGCAGATCGGCCTTAGTCAGAATATTTAGCCCTCGAGATAATGAGATTTTAAAAGAGTGCCTACGCAGAAAACACAGTTTTTATTCATCCTCCTCcattcccttttctttttttttttctaatgtataaaaaaaaaaagaaaaaggaaaaggaaaaaaaaggggaaaaagggtaaaaaagaagaaagaaaaaaaaggaaagtaaaGTAAAGTAGAGAAATAGATAAGAGAGTTTTATTGTATACATAACCCCAAAGTAGCAGgaaattacaaaaagaaaaggccTACGCTTCTCCACCGGTGCAGATCCCCGTGAGGAGCACCGGCCACCTCCCGACCGGCCCCTCCGCCGCCCGCTGCTGCCCGCGCCGCCTCCCCTCCGGCGGCAAAACCCTCCCGTCCTCGAAGAGCGGGCCCCCTCCCACCGCCTCGTgctccgccgcgccgcctccgccgccggcgccgtaGACGTAGTCCCCGTCGACCGCCCCCCCGCCGATCCTGCGCTCCACCTGCAGGAACTCCCCCAGGGAGGCCGGCGCGGCCGCGTCGTCGCGGCAGAGGCGCCACCACCCCCTCCCCCCGCCGCGGctgctgcgccgccgccgctccggcGCCCTCGGCCTCGGCCTCCTCCCTCCGGCGTCGGCGCCGTGATGGTCGCGGCGCGCGGGGCGCGGCGCGGGGAGGTCGGGGAAGGAGACGCCCATTAGGGTTCCGAGGGAGGTGCTCCGGTCGGGGAAGAAGGAGCCCGTCGACTTTTGTGGGAGGTGGAGGGCAACCACAGCGAACGCACACAATGGTTTACTCAATTAGGTGAGAGAAAGGAGGGGCAATTGTGTGGGAGAAGCATCGGCATTAGGGTTACTTACCTCGGTGTCGAGATCGGAGGAGGAGAGTGACGAGTTGCTCGGGGACGAAGGGATGAGGTCGTGATCTCGATTCAAAGCCAtgaatttagagagagagagagagagagagagagagttttgagtgATGGTGGGGATGGAGGAAGCTGGGGGGTTTTGAAGGACGGGAGTGGAACTGTGGACGAACCGAGGCAGAGTAGTGGACTGAAATGACGAGTTTGCCCCTCATTATATGGCAAATCGCGTCGAAAGGGTACCATATATTGTTGTCGTAATAATACTAGTTGAATTAAAAGAGCCTTTGCTAATTGCCATCACACCGCCCAGAATACCAAAAAAAGAGTTCTTGATTCTGTTGTTTGTTACAcagtaaaattgtaaaaaataaaaaataaaaaaaattatgttgttAGAGATTAGTGGGTTTTCTCTAaacatagaaaattatttttctcaataaataaaaacagtatatatatatatatatatagtatcattAGTAGGATAAAGTAATTTAAGCGATTAGATTTTCAgtcatttaataaaaaaatgtgtGGTTAATTAGAATGATTGTGATTCTTTTAGGTGGCAcaaagagaaatttttttttctcttagggcatgtttggtaaCTCGAAAGTCGGCGAAGTGAAAAAAGTCACTTTCATTAAAGTGACTTTTCAGCTCGATTATTTTGTtgctataaagtaaaaaattaaaactataattttattttttttttattattgaattatatataaagaggtaAAAATGTAAACAAACGACTTATacttgcaatttaaattaaaaatttaaatttaaatttaaacttaaatctaagttgaatttataattagaatttaagacataaatttaatttacaatttgaatttaaaatttaagttataacttataagtgaaattaaattttaaaataaaagttcaatacaaaaattagaacatttattcaactttgaatttataatttgaatcatatattaattcactctttgatcttaaattctgaattcaaatatgaattcacaacttaaattaatatttaactttaaattaaaatatgagtttaaatcacaattcgaatcaaatatttgaattcatagtttgaattcaaattcagactGAAACTTATTATTGAAGTTAAGtgtaaataacaaatttaaatttgaatttgaattttaacttaaaaatttaaatttaaatttatac
This genomic window contains:
- the LOC109725676 gene encoding uncharacterized protein At3g17950, producing MALNRDHDLIPSSPSNSSLSSSDLDTESTGSFFPDRSTSLGTLMGVSFPDLPAPRPARRDHHGADAGGRRPRPRAPERRRRSSRGGGRGWWRLCRDDAAAPASLGEFLQVERRIGGGAVDGDYVYGAGGGGGAAEHEAVGGGPLFEDGRVLPPEGRRRGQQRAAEGPVGRWPVLLTGICTGGEA
- the LOC109706804 gene encoding prohibitin-3, mitochondrial-like produces the protein MAAGGGAQAAASLLASVAKAAVGIGVSASVLGASLYTVDGGERAVIFDRFRGVLDRTVGEGTHFLVPWLQKPYIFDIRTRPHTFSSNSGTKDLQMVNLTLRLLSRPDVERLPTIFTSLGTEYDEKVLPSIGNEVLKAVVAQFNADQLLTERPRVSALVRDSLIRRAREFNIILDDVAITHLSYGAEFSLAVEKKQVAQQEAERSKFLVMRAEQERRAAVIRAEGESESARLISEATAAAGLGLIELRRIEAAKEIAAALSKTPNVAYVPSGDGSQMLLGLNPTALGR
- the LOC109706954 gene encoding F-box protein SKIP28-like; this encodes MPHAAPPDPSSTPIQPHLGRSSPNSLPHLSSSSSSSSSSSNAPMAPHGALFLVLGYLPLRELLAFQRVCRLLRDAIADDALLWRHITVEPPLSAKLTDEALLRITSKAEGKLKSLALVDCWNITDAGLLRVVEQNPAITKLYVPGCTFLTADGMVKVVKQLFECKGNLNHLQLRGLSNIRKDHLDIFNSFLGKNNLQQVSQPSFYNSRHLISFDCDDGRPIDVDLCPKCRNVRLVFDCTRESCRTMKYKRIECRGCFFCIARCEACGGCIDFDELDEETACSHILCLECWLQLPKCNTCNRPYCDGHASSLAESAWSSSGFICHQCAELD